From Triticum aestivum cultivar Chinese Spring chromosome 7B, IWGSC CS RefSeq v2.1, whole genome shotgun sequence:
NNGCCATCCATGCATGGATGGATGCCTGTAAGCGCGTAATTAGCGTAGGGGACGTGGGCGTGCGGGGGTGGGCGTGCTGCCGGGGCGACCCGGCCGAAAAAAAAAACAAAAGCGTATACATATACGTATACATTACTTGCGGGGGCGGCCTTTTTTTGATTTATGCCCATCATGCCCTCCGTTATGAAGGGGTATGGGACAATCTTAGCCGTCCTTGTGTTGAAGGGGGTCTACCGAAGCGGAAGTGTCAATTGCTTTGTCCAAATTGTCAAGTTCGATTTGGTGAACATCATGGGGGCGATCGATGTTCAGGAGGAGGAACAGATGACTACAACAATGTGGCCAACACCAAGCCGATCTGCGACACATCGTTCGGCAAGTACGATATCTGCGAGCTGGCCGGCGACACGCGCGCCCAGGGAGGCCCCGGCGCCACCGTCACGCTCGTCTCGCCACGGGCTCCCCCCAAGGAGTGGCAGATCAAGCCCTACTCCCGCAAGTACCTCGACGGACTGAAGGCGGTCACGGTGAAGTCCGTTCCAAACCCCGGTGACGTCCCGCAGTGCACGACACAACTCAACATCCCGGCGATGGTGATCGAGCTCGGCGGGCTCACCGGCAACTACTGGCACGACTTCACCGACGTCCTCGTCCCGCTCTTCATCGGCGCGCGCCGCTTCAACGGGGAGGTCCAGCTCCTCGTCGTCAACCTCCTGCCCTTCTGGGTGGACAGGTACAAGCGGATCTTCGGCCAGATCTCGCGCCACGACATCGTGGACTTTGAAAACGACGACGGCGCCGTCCGGTGCTACCCGCACGTCGTCGTGGGCTACGGCAGCCGCAAGGAGTTCACCATCGACCCCTCCCTGGACGAAACCGGCGGGGACTACACCATGGTTGACTTCACCAAGTTCTTGAGGCACGCGTACTCGCTGCCGCGTGACCGGCCGATCAAGCTCGGCGACGTCCGTCCGCTCGGCGGGCGCCGTCGGCGTCCGCGAATGATCATCCTGGAGAGGACAAACAGCCGGAAGATCCTCAACCTCCCGGAGGTCatcgcggcggcggaggcggcggggttcAAGGTGATCGTGGCCGGGCGCCCGAAGGCCAGCTACGACGAGTTCACGCGGGAGATGAACTCCTTCGACGTCATGGTCGGCGTGCACGGCGCCGGGCTGACAAACTGCGTGTACCTGCCCACGGGGGCCGTGCTCCTGCAGATCGTGCCGTACGGCCGGCTGGAGGAGATCGCCAGGACCGACTTCGGGGACCCGGCCCGCGACATGGGGCTCCGGTACATCGAGTACAGCGTGGCGGCGGAGGAGAGCTCGCTGATGGGCGTGTTCGGGAAGGAGCACCCCATGATCAAGGACCCCGCCGCCATCCACTTGAGCGGGTGGGGGAACGTGGCGGAGTGGTACCTCGGCAAGCAGGACGTGCGGATCAACGTAGAGAGGTTTAGGCCCTCTCTGCTGCGGGCATTGGAGCACCTGCAGTAGAGAGATTGTTGTGCACTTCCTCTGTTTAATTGTAGTCAGATTTCGATATAGTTAGAATAGTGTTCAATGTACACGGATGGTAATTAATATTGTCTTCAATGTACAACAATCATAGTACTATTTTCCATATGATATTACGAAGAACGTTTCTtttgttttttgaaaaaatatgatTATATTTTACTTCTTTTTTTGAAAGCCACACATATTAACCAAGAAATGTTTACGCAACcgaattccaccaaataaaccacccGTTTTAAAAGAAGAATATAACTTAGCCAATTGATAAAGGTTCTCAACAATTTCACAAATTTACTCATACTCCTATATAAGTAAAAGAAGAGTATACTGATAATTTCTTCATCTAGGGGAGAAAAGAATATTTAATTCTAGACTACAACAAGTATGGAATGTTTCACAGACCACTTGTCAGAACGGTGGTTCATGGAGTTGACTGGCTGCTAAGAGATTCTTGGAGATTAAGAATCAACAAAATAACTTAATTAATGGCCAAAATCAGAAAAATATACGGCCAGTGTACCATTTCATAGCGGACTAGTAAGATGCCCACGCTTCGCTACCGAATCACAAAAAATGAGAAACAACACAAGAATGTGCGAAGTCATTGATCAAAGCAATGACATATATTTTATAGGTACTCTTCAGAAGAATCATACAGTTTCCTGCCAATATAACCTTCTTCTAAGCCAAAGTCTTTTTTTTCTCCATCTTCACCTTGCAATAATATTTGTTGTCTCCTTGTCGGGTTTCTCATTGTTTGCTACGTCCTATATCTTTGGACAGAGAGCATGTGGCAATTGCAAATACATCCACATATTTGGCAATTGTGATGAAACCAGGTTTAGCTCGGACTCCAAATCTGTCTCTTCGAATCATTGTCACTTAACATCTGCTCCACCTCCAGCACACACACCACTCTCTGCTAGAAATGGTGATCATTAAGCACATCACTCTAACCTAACCTTAATATGAATAATGAAAGAACGACAATGCCTCAATAAGAAATCTGTGCAATGGAGTTAGCGACTACTGGTTTCATCTTTGGCTCCAATCTGATGGGGCTCAACGTGTTAGAAAATTTC
This genomic window contains:
- the LOC123160931 gene encoding alpha-1,3-arabinosyltransferase XAT2 gives rise to the protein MMRAEGKAARSANRSSPWKSSYVAYGLLLGSLLVLLYLMVSTQFSYSQKATVDDAGRGMEEFSREQEEEEKAKAHTEPSTPRRQGNEMKSDNWEAKSQAKNEETAESDKFGGGTDDYNNVANTKPICDTSFGKYDICELAGDTRAQGGPGATVTLVSPRAPPKEWQIKPYSRKYLDGLKAVTVKSVPNPGDVPQCTTQLNIPAMVIELGGLTGNYWHDFTDVLVPLFIGARRFNGEVQLLVVNLLPFWVDRYKRIFGQISRHDIVDFENDDGAVRCYPHVVVGYGSRKEFTIDPSLDETGGDYTMVDFTKFLRHAYSLPRDRPIKLGDVRPLGGRRRRPRMIILERTNSRKILNLPEVIAAAEAAGFKVIVAGRPKASYDEFTREMNSFDVMVGVHGAGLTNCVYLPTGAVLLQIVPYGRLEEIARTDFGDPARDMGLRYIEYSVAAEESSLMGVFGKEHPMIKDPAAIHLSGWGNVAEWYLGKQDVRINVERFRPSLLRALEHLQ